Part of the Thermodesulfobacteriota bacterium genome is shown below.
AAAACCAGATCCTGCCTGGGAATGGCGTGGCTCGCTCCACAGCAGTCCGTTTTGTACGACCAGGGAACTACCTCGGCGCCGAGGCACGCCAGAATGCGGTCCATGCTCATCGGGTTTTCGCAGTCGTCGGCGTCCGTAATTTTAGGCGGCCGGCTGGACATACACCCGTAGTAACAAACGGCTCTTATCCCGGCAAGCGGCTTCGTCACCTTTCCTTTGATTATATTCAGTACTTCTTCGCGCCCCATATAGTTGGCCAGGTCCCATATCCTGACGCGCCGTTCACCGGAAGCGGCATCCTTTTCGGCAACTTTGAGCCGGTTGTAGCAAAGGGGACAGGGCACCACCAGATCACGACCTGCGCGGTCGGCTATAACCAGGTTCCTGCGTGGAAGGTCGATAGAAGCCCCATGGTCGATGCTGTGGGCGGAGCTGGCGCCGCAACAGCTCCAGTCCGCCAGCTCATCCAGACCGATCCCCAATTCCTGGCAGACAGCGTGGATCGATTCGCTGTAGTCTCTGGCCGTTCCTTCCAACGAGCAACCGGGGTAATAACTAACTTTTTCCATAGGTGCCTACTATTTCAAGATTTCCCTGATCTCTGTCTTGCCCTTGATACCCTTGGGGAAGAGGCGCATGCGGCCCTTCTTGAACATGGCCCAACCGAGGGCGAGTTCTTCGCCGAGGGTTTTGTCTTCCAGTTTGGCCTTCAGCTCCCCGCTCTCCCTCAGGTAGGTTCCCACGAGACCGGCTTCGAATACCCGGCCCCGTCTCCTTATCTCGTTCAAAAACGCCCTGTGAAAGACGTATGTCTTGGGCTGCGGAATCTCCATTCCGCTCCGGATCGCCGTTTCCTTGAGGTAGTCCATTATTCCGGCCACATCTACCGCGTTCGGACAACGGGTGGTGCACGTCTCACAACCCGAACAGACCCAGACCGTGTTGCACGCGAGAACCCGCTCCCGCTGTCCCATCTGAACCAGACGAATCACCTGATCGGGGTAGATGTCCATAGCGAAAGTCAGGGGACAGCCGACCGTGCACTTTTTGCACTGGTAGCACGCGGAGACTTTGACCCCGCTCTCACTTTCCACCGTCGCCAGCCACGTGGGCTCTATGCGCATCGCGTTTTCCATGTATCCATCCCGTGCGGTCAAATGCCCGCTGCCTTGATGATGTCGATGATCTTTTCCTCATGACCGGGGGCCGAGATGTGTACCCCGTCACATAAGTTCTTTTCCTTCATGCTCTTGATGAGCCGGACCGCAACTTCCACTCCCTTGTCTATACCTGACCCTTCAATCTCGGCAAGGATATTCTCCGGAACAAACAACCCCGGGCGACTGCCGTCCCGGTACGCCGGGACCTCGTCAGACACCAGGAGGCGAACACCCGCCAGCAACTTGACCTTTTTTTCTCTCGCCTCCTTCAAGAAGGGTTTTAGATTGTCAATATTGAACACCGGATGGGTCACCACAAAGTCAACTCCAGACTGGATCTTCTTCTGGAACTTGAAAAGCTGCGGCTGCAGAGGATCGGCTTCCGGATTGGCCACGGCCCCCACGCAAAATTCAGGCATGCCCTGGAGCGTATGTCCGGTCATATCCTGTCCCCGGGTCAAGTCACGGACTGCCTCCAAAAGCTGAATAGAGTCCAGGTCATGGACCGGCATGGCATCGGTATGGTCGCCAAAAGAAACGTGATCGCCGCTTATACAGAGAATATTTCTTATCTTTAAAAAAGCCGCCCCTAACAGGTCGGATTGTAAGGCCATACGGTTTCGGT
Proteins encoded:
- a CDS encoding CoB--CoM heterodisulfide reductase iron-sulfur subunit B family protein, which encodes MEKVSYYPGCSLEGTARDYSESIHAVCQELGIGLDELADWSCCGASSAHSIDHGASIDLPRRNLVIADRAGRDLVVPCPLCYNRLKVAEKDAASGERRVRIWDLANYMGREEVLNIIKGKVTKPLAGIRAVCYYGCMSSRPPKITDADDCENPMSMDRILACLGAEVVPWSYKTDCCGASHAIPRQDLVFELVGRLYQRAVAAGANCIAVSCQMCQANLDMYQDKINQAMRTDYYLPVLYFTELMGLAMGHRDVSTWFSRHFVDPTALLTQAGLAP
- a CDS encoding methylenetetrahydrofolate reductase, with amino-acid sequence MTRSFREALDSGRFLVTAEIVPPKGTDVGMVMSTIKDVKDIVDAVGVADNPGAVMTMSPWALCRVIAESGGEPIMHVSCRDRNRMALQSDLLGAAFLKIRNILCISGDHVSFGDHTDAMPVHDLDSIQLLEAVRDLTRGQDMTGHTLQGMPEFCVGAVANPEADPLQPQLFKFQKKIQSGVDFVVTHPVFNIDNLKPFLKEAREKKVKLLAGVRLLVSDEVPAYRDGSRPGLFVPENILAEIEGSGIDKGVEVAVRLIKSMKEKNLCDGVHISAPGHEEKIIDIIKAAGI
- a CDS encoding 4Fe-4S dicluster domain-containing protein, encoding MENAMRIEPTWLATVESESGVKVSACYQCKKCTVGCPLTFAMDIYPDQVIRLVQMGQRERVLACNTVWVCSGCETCTTRCPNAVDVAGIMDYLKETAIRSGMEIPQPKTYVFHRAFLNEIRRRGRVFEAGLVGTYLRESGELKAKLEDKTLGEELALGWAMFKKGRMRLFPKGIKGKTEIREILK